The following proteins are co-located in the Pseudoalteromonas sp. N1230-9 genome:
- a CDS encoding M14 family metallopeptidase translates to MLAKGAIKAVSMCMMAMSVSFSATASINNTEVMWPGTVYNTDIPTFKQVLGYDVGERITNYNDMRRYLSALEKAAPNRIKVFKYANSWEGRELVYAVVGTAEHISSLETLSNNTQALADPRITSEKEAKSLIKNLPTSVWLQYAVHGNEISSTDAALFTAYHLLAAPNDAVNSKILDNTVVFIDPLQNPDGRERFVTRYYATVGLEHSADRLSAEHNEPWPRGRTNHYLFDMNRDWLALTQPETKGRVAAINKYKPQVVVDIHEMGGDQSYYFAPAAQPFNPHMTKTQIANMDAIGQNHAKYFDEFGFDYFTREIFDAFYPGYGDSWPVFYGASASTYEVGSARGHVFEKNTGELLSYFNTVKRQFVASISTAEGAANQREKLLSDFYQYQVDAIDSGKDSKERVYILPKQSNREGAHRLATLMAEHGVEVKQATEEFKACGVKYKAGSYFIDTAQPRGVFVRTTFTDQVDMAEAFVKEQERRRARNLDDEIYDVTGWSLPMMFNVDSDSCDRTVSAESKAVQADDTLLGKVNNPEASVAYIVAWGDTAAARFLTAALQAGIKLKSADQAFILGDKTKYPAGSLVIEKRLNDKELLAKISKIAEQTGAIVDGVDSSWVIEGPSFGSNKTVTMVAPKVAMAWDAPTSELSAGNTRFVIERQLGYPVTAIRTPMLAWADLSDYQVLILPEGDYEQVLGKSGAANLKSWVEAGGVLIALGNANRFTSNADYGLLDVKREQAYREDKADSSDDKSSKVAGQLFASRDDLKAASIEPHTSPDYVAGVLANVEVDQEHWLTAGVDKDLVAVAYGNDIYTPIKLNSGKNLAWFTGKDDVLASGYLWQQNKAQLAYKPLLVHQPQGKGMVIGFTQSPTYRAYLEGMNVLLTNTIFRAAAHAQ, encoded by the coding sequence ATGTTAGCAAAGGGAGCAATCAAAGCAGTTTCAATGTGCATGATGGCAATGTCTGTCAGCTTTAGTGCCACTGCAAGTATTAACAATACCGAAGTGATGTGGCCTGGTACTGTTTACAATACTGATATACCTACGTTTAAGCAGGTTCTTGGTTATGATGTAGGTGAGCGTATTACTAATTACAACGATATGCGCCGTTACCTCAGTGCCCTTGAAAAGGCGGCACCTAATCGTATTAAAGTGTTTAAGTACGCAAATAGCTGGGAAGGGCGTGAACTGGTTTATGCGGTGGTTGGCACCGCTGAGCATATTAGTTCATTAGAAACCCTTTCGAATAACACACAAGCCTTGGCTGATCCGCGAATTACTTCTGAAAAAGAAGCTAAGTCGCTCATTAAAAACTTACCGACATCAGTGTGGCTTCAGTATGCGGTACATGGGAATGAAATTAGCTCAACCGATGCCGCATTATTTACAGCGTATCATTTATTAGCAGCTCCTAATGATGCTGTTAACAGCAAAATTTTAGACAATACAGTGGTCTTTATCGACCCATTACAAAACCCAGATGGTCGTGAGCGATTTGTTACTCGTTACTATGCAACCGTCGGTCTTGAGCACAGTGCCGATCGCTTAAGTGCAGAGCATAATGAGCCGTGGCCAAGAGGGCGAACAAACCATTATTTGTTTGATATGAACCGTGATTGGTTAGCACTTACTCAGCCTGAAACAAAGGGAAGAGTGGCAGCAATCAATAAATATAAACCACAAGTGGTGGTTGATATTCATGAAATGGGCGGCGATCAATCTTACTACTTTGCACCAGCTGCTCAGCCATTTAACCCACATATGACAAAAACACAAATCGCCAACATGGATGCGATTGGTCAAAATCATGCAAAGTATTTTGATGAGTTTGGTTTTGATTATTTTACCCGTGAAATTTTTGATGCCTTTTACCCTGGCTACGGCGATAGCTGGCCAGTATTTTATGGGGCGTCTGCATCAACATATGAAGTAGGCTCAGCTCGTGGTCATGTGTTTGAGAAAAACACCGGTGAACTACTCAGTTATTTTAATACCGTAAAACGTCAGTTTGTAGCGTCAATTTCAACCGCCGAAGGGGCTGCCAATCAACGTGAAAAGTTACTGAGCGATTTTTATCAATATCAAGTTGATGCGATTGATTCGGGTAAAGATAGCAAAGAGCGTGTTTATATTTTACCTAAACAAAGTAACCGTGAAGGCGCTCACAGACTAGCAACGTTAATGGCTGAACATGGTGTTGAAGTTAAACAAGCAACTGAAGAGTTCAAAGCATGTGGCGTTAAGTATAAAGCGGGTAGCTATTTTATTGATACCGCACAGCCGCGTGGTGTATTTGTGCGCACCACGTTTACAGACCAAGTTGATATGGCTGAGGCATTCGTAAAAGAGCAAGAAAGACGTCGTGCTCGTAACCTTGACGATGAAATATACGATGTCACAGGTTGGTCACTGCCGATGATGTTTAATGTTGATAGCGATAGTTGTGATCGCACTGTTAGCGCAGAAAGCAAAGCGGTTCAGGCCGACGACACACTACTTGGCAAAGTAAATAACCCCGAAGCTTCTGTGGCTTATATCGTTGCTTGGGGTGATACGGCCGCAGCACGCTTTTTAACAGCAGCATTGCAAGCAGGCATTAAACTGAAAAGTGCTGACCAAGCATTTATATTAGGCGATAAAACTAAGTACCCAGCGGGTAGTTTAGTAATCGAAAAGCGTTTAAATGACAAAGAACTACTTGCTAAAATTAGCAAAATCGCCGAGCAAACAGGTGCAATAGTTGATGGTGTTGATTCAAGTTGGGTGATTGAAGGTCCAAGCTTTGGTAGTAACAAAACAGTGACCATGGTGGCGCCAAAAGTGGCGATGGCATGGGATGCACCCACCAGTGAGCTAAGTGCCGGTAACACCCGTTTTGTTATCGAAAGGCAGCTAGGTTACCCCGTTACGGCGATTCGTACGCCAATGCTTGCATGGGCTGATTTAAGTGATTACCAAGTGCTTATTTTACCGGAAGGTGATTACGAGCAAGTGCTCGGTAAATCAGGTGCGGCTAATTTAAAAAGCTGGGTTGAAGCAGGTGGCGTGTTGATTGCCCTTGGTAATGCAAACCGCTTTACTAGTAATGCTGATTACGGCTTATTAGATGTTAAGCGTGAGCAAGCTTACCGAGAAGATAAAGCCGACAGCAGCGATGATAAAAGCAGTAAAGTGGCAGGGCAGTTATTTGCTTCTCGCGATGATTTAAAAGCAGCGAGCATTGAGCCACATACATCGCCAGACTATGTAGCCGGTGTACTTGCTAATGTTGAAGTAGACCAAGAGCATTGGTTAACAGCAGGGGTTGATAAAGACCTTGTTGCGGTGGCTTACGGTAATGATATTTACACACCAATAAAACTGAACTCAGGTAAAAACTTGGCGTGGTTTACAGGTAAAGACGATGTTTTGGCGAGTGGTTATCTGTGGCAGCAAAATAAAGCACAGCTTGCGTATAAGCCATTATTAGTTCATCAACCGCAAGGTAAAGGCATGGTGATTGGCTTTACACAATCACCAACCTACCGTGCTTACCTTGAAGGTATGAATGTACTGCTAACTAATACAATTTTTCGCGCTGCAGCCCATGCTCAGTAA
- a CDS encoding YdcH family protein — MLGEKHSLLNEFPEFNELIHTLAKSDAHFKNTMQRYDDMDKEIRELELNSSPIDDSEMHEKKHQRAALKDELYDFLKTKA, encoded by the coding sequence ATGCTAGGCGAAAAACACTCGTTATTGAATGAATTCCCAGAGTTTAATGAATTAATCCACACCCTTGCTAAAAGTGATGCGCACTTTAAAAATACCATGCAGCGATATGATGACATGGATAAAGAAATTAGAGAACTTGAGCTCAATAGTTCTCCGATCGATGACAGTGAAATGCATGAAAAGAAACATCAAAGAGCGGCGCTGAAAGATGAGCTGTATGATTTCTTGAAGACCAAAGCATAA
- the rsmI gene encoding 16S rRNA (cytidine(1402)-2'-O)-methyltransferase, whose protein sequence is MLNEDNSDKIGTLYIVATPIGNFDDISQRAIQTLSEVDLIAAEDTRHTGKLLSHFNIKAKTFALHDHNEKQKAQQIVDWLEQGMNIALVSDAGTPLISDPGYAVVNLCREQGAHVTPVPGACAAITAVCCSGLPTDRFQFIGFTPAKSKARQTFFIEAVNSGITSIMYESTHRIMASLDDLEEALGSEQPVVFAKELTKTFETFFNGSVAELKQFLTDDPTKQRGEIVLMLPGKAKQSDDIPEDARRMLGLLEAEMPLKKACGVVAEYFGLKKNALYKAIIDEKD, encoded by the coding sequence ATGTTAAATGAGGACAATTCAGATAAAATCGGCACTCTTTACATTGTTGCCACGCCTATTGGTAACTTTGATGACATTAGTCAGCGTGCCATTCAGACCCTATCTGAGGTTGACTTAATAGCCGCTGAAGATACTCGCCATACGGGGAAGTTGTTAAGTCACTTTAATATCAAAGCAAAAACCTTTGCTTTACATGATCACAACGAAAAACAAAAAGCGCAGCAAATAGTTGACTGGCTTGAGCAGGGAATGAACATTGCCTTGGTATCAGATGCCGGCACACCATTAATTAGTGACCCAGGTTATGCGGTTGTTAATTTATGTCGTGAACAAGGCGCACATGTAACGCCTGTGCCTGGTGCCTGTGCTGCGATCACTGCGGTATGCTGCTCAGGCTTACCAACTGACCGTTTTCAGTTTATTGGTTTTACGCCAGCAAAAAGTAAAGCCAGACAAACTTTTTTTATTGAAGCGGTAAACTCAGGTATAACCAGCATCATGTATGAAAGTACTCACCGCATTATGGCAAGCCTTGATGATTTAGAAGAGGCGCTCGGCTCAGAGCAGCCTGTGGTGTTTGCGAAAGAGCTAACAAAAACCTTCGAAACCTTCTTTAATGGCAGCGTTGCTGAGCTAAAGCAGTTTTTAACCGATGATCCAACTAAGCAGCGCGGCGAAATTGTGCTTATGCTCCCAGGTAAGGCAAAGCAAAGTGATGATATTCCAGAAGATGCGCGCCGTATGCTTGGTTTACTCGAAGCCGAAATGCCACTGAAAAAAGCTTGTGGTGTTGTAGCTGAGTATTTTGGTTTGAAGAAAAACGCACTTTATAAAGCAATTATTGACGAAAAAGACTAA
- a CDS encoding penicillin-binding protein activator — MRLKLVSLLIVLSGLSACSTTEKPSNSTENPSSQSSSALSQLTDAQSMYQTALNRQGADKIQLLYTARDAAISEERWSLLENICLELEATPSVDQIQNKLYIALAQEQQGKSDLALEQLRVLEPELNLPEHKAWHQYLTGRVYASQGLPKQAMPYYFAASTISNDNNFSVANLNQDLWHSLTQLSSYALERFNRGSVVQQGWVNLALYHQVYLGAPVELHQAMNNWMRRYPGHPAAEVLPKKVTELIEVEPLTVNRLAVLIPQSGANERLGDALKAGVLAALDNNPLEETLFIDESLSAAEIALKLTEFKADFVIGPLLKSNIEKLSTAQTLIDYPVMHLNTFDGERVSQQHFFFALNPEHEVQQALERFLTAGYQKPMLLAPNNSNGQRLVEYFNTQWQRYSEVKPQVGFYASKDDMPKTITGLLEVDQSKERIKVVKSLFRQEVESETRSRSDVDVIYILGDATETRLIKPYLDVNVSTFAERIPLYASSKSHSKQIDRTDKGDLDGLYFTELPWMLEGQIKQHNLRQQYESLWPENADINQRLFAMTYDATSMLGSVKQLSMVAGKRFNGISGELSIASNGHVTRSLDWAQYKNKQIIAVDLATEQPIPLFMQSASGISSAE; from the coding sequence GTGCGACTTAAACTTGTTAGTCTATTAATTGTATTGTCAGGGTTATCGGCTTGTAGCACAACCGAAAAACCATCAAATAGTACAGAAAATCCATCGAGCCAATCGAGTAGTGCTCTGTCACAATTAACCGACGCACAATCTATGTATCAAACGGCACTTAATCGCCAAGGTGCTGATAAAATCCAACTACTTTATACAGCCCGAGATGCAGCGATTAGTGAAGAGCGTTGGTCTCTTTTAGAGAATATCTGTTTAGAGCTTGAAGCAACTCCCAGCGTAGACCAAATTCAAAACAAGCTTTACATTGCGTTAGCACAAGAGCAGCAAGGTAAAAGCGATCTTGCACTTGAGCAACTACGAGTACTTGAGCCTGAGCTGAATCTGCCTGAACATAAGGCTTGGCATCAGTATTTAACGGGTCGAGTTTACGCATCACAAGGTTTGCCAAAACAAGCCATGCCCTATTATTTTGCGGCTTCAACAATTAGTAATGATAACAACTTTAGCGTTGCAAATTTAAATCAGGATTTATGGCATAGCCTTACTCAGCTTTCATCGTATGCACTAGAGCGCTTTAACCGCGGTTCTGTTGTGCAACAAGGTTGGGTTAATTTAGCGCTTTATCATCAAGTATACTTAGGCGCGCCTGTCGAGCTGCACCAAGCAATGAATAATTGGATGAGACGCTACCCAGGGCACCCTGCTGCTGAGGTGCTACCAAAAAAAGTGACCGAACTAATTGAAGTCGAGCCACTAACGGTTAATCGCCTTGCTGTACTCATTCCACAGTCAGGTGCGAATGAACGTTTAGGCGATGCACTCAAAGCAGGTGTACTCGCTGCACTTGATAACAACCCGCTAGAAGAAACCTTATTTATAGACGAATCGCTGTCAGCGGCAGAAATTGCCCTAAAACTCACTGAATTTAAAGCCGATTTTGTTATTGGCCCTTTACTCAAAAGTAATATTGAAAAATTAAGCACGGCGCAAACACTTATTGATTACCCTGTTATGCACCTAAATACGTTTGATGGTGAACGAGTGTCTCAACAGCACTTTTTCTTTGCTTTAAACCCTGAACATGAAGTGCAACAAGCACTTGAGCGCTTTTTAACAGCGGGTTACCAAAAGCCAATGCTGCTGGCACCAAATAATAGTAATGGCCAACGCTTAGTTGAATACTTCAATACGCAATGGCAACGCTATAGTGAGGTTAAACCACAAGTTGGCTTCTACGCTAGTAAAGATGATATGCCTAAAACTATTACAGGCTTATTAGAGGTAGACCAAAGTAAAGAGCGCATTAAAGTCGTTAAGTCATTATTTAGGCAAGAGGTTGAGAGCGAAACGCGATCGCGTAGCGATGTGGATGTTATCTACATTCTTGGAGATGCAACCGAGACACGCCTAATAAAGCCTTACTTGGATGTTAATGTCAGTACTTTTGCTGAACGTATTCCGCTTTACGCTAGTTCAAAAAGCCATAGTAAGCAAATAGATAGAACTGACAAAGGTGACCTTGATGGCCTTTATTTCACGGAACTCCCTTGGATGCTCGAAGGTCAAATAAAGCAACATAACTTACGTCAGCAATATGAGAGCCTTTGGCCTGAAAATGCCGATATTAACCAGCGTTTATTTGCGATGACCTATGACGCAACCAGTATGCTGGGAAGCGTAAAACAATTGAGTATGGTTGCAGGCAAGCGCTTTAATGGCATCAGTGGCGAGTTGAGCATTGCCAGTAATGGCCATGTCACACGCTCTTTAGATTGGGCGCAATATAAGAATAAACAAATTATTGCTGTTGATTTAGCAACTGAGCAACCTATACCGTTATTCATGCAATCAGCTTCAGGAATTAGCTCTGCAGAATAG
- a CDS encoding YraN family protein: MSWFKELWQNSREKGLYYEKQAESYLKQHGLKTIECNYLCQYGELDLIMREGNTLVFVEVKFRKNKLRGGANYALSQQKQQRLRRTIAHYLADKKLPNQSMRIDYVAITGEQDSEINWFRNVY, translated from the coding sequence ATGTCGTGGTTCAAAGAGTTATGGCAAAATAGCCGCGAGAAAGGTTTATATTATGAAAAGCAAGCCGAAAGCTACCTGAAGCAGCACGGCTTAAAAACCATTGAGTGTAATTACTTATGCCAATATGGTGAGCTTGATCTCATTATGCGAGAAGGCAATACACTCGTATTTGTCGAAGTGAAGTTTCGAAAGAACAAACTTCGTGGTGGCGCGAATTATGCGCTTAGCCAACAAAAGCAGCAACGGCTTAGGCGAACTATCGCCCATTACCTTGCAGATAAAAAATTACCCAACCAGAGTATGCGCATTGATTACGTCGCCATAACAGGTGAACAAGATAGTGAAATAAACTGGTTTAGAAATGTATATTAA
- a CDS encoding SIS domain-containing protein translates to MQETIKKIFTENIQVQIAAGEVLPSALESAAFTIAQSLINGNKLLCCGTANCHMLAQHMAGLLINFYETERPCLPAVALAQEQVNLGQSNHNDEHEAFARQIRAFAQEGDLLLAIAVNGNEKQIISAVEAALTRDMKVIVLVGDDGGELVGLLGPNDVEIRVPSKRPSRIVESHLVNLHCLGELIDLTLFPQEENNV, encoded by the coding sequence ATGCAAGAAACTATTAAAAAGATTTTTACCGAAAATATTCAAGTCCAAATAGCCGCTGGTGAAGTTTTGCCAAGTGCTCTTGAGTCTGCAGCATTTACCATTGCACAAAGTCTTATAAATGGAAATAAGTTACTTTGCTGCGGTACCGCTAACTGTCATATGCTTGCACAACATATGGCAGGCTTACTTATTAACTTTTATGAAACTGAACGCCCTTGCCTACCCGCTGTTGCGCTTGCGCAAGAGCAAGTTAACCTTGGCCAAAGCAATCATAACGATGAACATGAAGCTTTTGCGAGACAAATTCGCGCTTTTGCTCAAGAAGGTGACTTATTACTCGCTATTGCAGTGAATGGCAATGAGAAACAAATTATTTCTGCTGTAGAGGCTGCACTAACCCGCGATATGAAAGTCATTGTATTAGTCGGTGACGATGGCGGAGAGTTAGTTGGTTTATTAGGCCCTAACGATGTAGAGATCCGTGTCCCTTCAAAACGCCCAAGTCGAATTGTTGAATCTCATCTCGTTAATTTACACTGCTTAGGTGAGCTTATTGATTTAACCTTATTCCCACAGGAAGAAAACAATGTTTAA
- the dolP gene encoding division/outer membrane stress-associated lipid-binding lipoprotein has protein sequence MFKQSLIVISTVLLLQGCAAAVVAGTAGAVTSANDRRTIGSQIDDNNIEIKSSIAISENERLHKFANVNVISVNGIVLMIGQVANQEMKNEAQRAIEGVDGIRKIHNQIRISSNIGMSTQTHDSWLTSKVKTQLLTTENISSNNIKVVTENGEVFLMGLVSNTEANLAVEVARNVSGVERVIKVFEYL, from the coding sequence ATGTTTAAACAGTCTCTTATTGTCATAAGTACCGTATTACTTCTACAGGGTTGCGCTGCAGCAGTCGTTGCTGGCACAGCAGGTGCTGTCACCTCAGCCAATGATCGCCGTACAATAGGCTCACAAATTGATGACAACAACATTGAAATTAAAAGCTCTATTGCTATAAGTGAAAATGAGCGCCTGCACAAATTTGCCAATGTAAATGTAATCAGTGTGAATGGTATTGTACTGATGATTGGGCAAGTTGCTAACCAAGAAATGAAAAACGAAGCACAACGTGCTATCGAAGGCGTGGATGGCATACGTAAAATTCATAACCAAATTCGTATAAGCTCAAATATTGGTATGAGTACACAAACTCACGACTCATGGCTAACATCAAAAGTAAAAACGCAATTACTCACCACAGAGAACATCAGTAGCAATAATATAAAAGTGGTCACAGAGAATGGCGAAGTCTTTTTAATGGGCTTAGTGAGCAATACAGAAGCTAATTTAGCCGTTGAAGTAGCACGTAATGTTTCAGGTGTTGAACGAGTCATTAAGGTATTCGAATACCTATAA
- a CDS encoding ClpXP protease specificity-enhancing factor: MTPNRPYLLRAFFDWIVDNQCTPHLVVNADFPAVQVPTQFVQDGQIVLNISPSAVTNFAMDNQQLSFNARFGGQPMQVYVPMGAVLAIYARENGEGTVFTAEEFIEDEEEFAPVLESVETPDDITPDDEPPTKPEKKKGSHLRVIK; this comes from the coding sequence ATGACGCCTAATCGTCCTTATTTACTACGCGCTTTCTTTGATTGGATTGTTGATAATCAGTGCACACCACATTTAGTTGTGAACGCTGATTTTCCTGCTGTACAAGTGCCAACTCAGTTTGTTCAAGACGGTCAGATCGTTTTAAACATTAGCCCATCGGCAGTTACAAATTTTGCTATGGATAACCAACAGCTAAGCTTTAATGCACGCTTTGGTGGACAGCCTATGCAAGTATACGTACCTATGGGCGCTGTACTCGCAATTTACGCACGTGAGAATGGTGAAGGGACTGTATTTACTGCAGAAGAATTCATCGAGGACGAAGAAGAGTTTGCTCCGGTATTAGAAAGTGTTGAAACTCCTGACGATATTACGCCAGATGATGAGCCGCCGACTAAACCAGAGAAGAAAAAAGGGTCTCACTTACGAGTGATTAAATAA
- the sspA gene encoding stringent starvation protein SspA: MAVAANKRPVMTLFSGANCMYSHQVRIVLAEKGVSVDIHLAEKDNLPEALHEINPYGTVPTLIDRELGLYQANIIMEYLDERFPHPPLMPVYPVMRGRSRLMMHRIDTDWYSLANKISSGSSEAAQARKELTEALLAIAPIFSEAPYFMSEEFSLVDCYLAPLLWRLPELGIELTGAGAKELKEYMLRLFERESFQASLTEAEREIRL; this comes from the coding sequence ATGGCCGTAGCTGCCAATAAGCGCCCTGTAATGACCCTGTTTTCTGGTGCTAACTGTATGTATAGCCATCAAGTACGTATTGTACTTGCTGAAAAAGGTGTAAGTGTTGACATTCACCTGGCTGAAAAGGATAACCTGCCAGAAGCACTTCATGAAATTAACCCTTACGGTACAGTACCCACACTGATCGATCGTGAGCTTGGTTTATATCAGGCAAACATCATCATGGAATACCTTGATGAACGTTTTCCTCATCCTCCACTAATGCCAGTTTATCCGGTTATGCGTGGCCGTAGTCGTCTAATGATGCATCGCATTGATACTGACTGGTATAGCTTAGCTAACAAAATTTCAAGCGGTAGCAGTGAAGCAGCTCAAGCGCGTAAAGAGCTGACAGAAGCATTACTTGCAATTGCTCCTATCTTCTCTGAAGCTCCTTACTTCATGAGTGAAGAGTTCAGCCTAGTTGATTGTTACTTAGCACCACTACTTTGGCGTTTACCAGAACTTGGTATTGAGCTTACTGGTGCAGGCGCGAAAGAGCTTAAAGAATACATGTTGCGTTTATTTGAGCGTGAATCATTCCAAGCTTCACTCACTGAAGCTGAGCGTGAGATCCGTTTATAA
- a CDS encoding cytochrome c1, whose translation MMKKLIIGLFALLPSLTMAAGPSVPLMDANIDLKDNASLQRGAKLFMNYCLGCHQMQYQRYERTFRDIGIPTEIGQEQLIFDGSKVGSHIKNAIGKEDAAKWFGAAPPDLTLVARVRGTDWIYTYLKSFYKDESRPFGVNNIVFPSVGMPHVLQELQGLPTPITEEVEEHGHTVTKVVGTETDGTGEMSDDEYDRAARDLTNFLAYVGEPSRLESEALGLKVIGFLVILFILAFMLKKEYWRDVH comes from the coding sequence ATGATGAAAAAGCTAATTATCGGTTTATTCGCATTGTTGCCATCGTTGACAATGGCAGCAGGTCCTTCGGTTCCGTTAATGGATGCGAACATTGACCTAAAAGACAATGCGTCTTTACAACGTGGTGCTAAATTGTTCATGAACTACTGTCTTGGTTGTCACCAAATGCAGTATCAGCGTTATGAACGTACGTTCCGCGATATCGGTATTCCTACTGAAATTGGTCAAGAACAACTTATTTTTGACGGTTCAAAAGTAGGTAGCCATATCAAAAACGCGATCGGTAAAGAAGATGCTGCTAAGTGGTTTGGTGCTGCGCCACCAGACTTAACACTTGTAGCACGTGTTCGTGGAACTGACTGGATTTATACATATCTGAAGTCGTTCTATAAAGATGAATCACGTCCGTTTGGCGTAAATAATATTGTTTTCCCATCGGTAGGTATGCCTCATGTTCTTCAAGAGCTACAGGGCTTACCAACACCAATCACTGAAGAAGTCGAAGAACATGGTCATACTGTGACTAAAGTTGTTGGCACTGAAACAGATGGTACCGGTGAAATGAGTGACGATGAGTACGACCGTGCTGCTCGTGACTTAACTAACTTCTTGGCTTATGTTGGCGAACCGTCACGTTTAGAGTCAGAAGCGTTAGGTCTTAAGGTAATTGGTTTCCTAGTGATTCTATTTATCTTGGCATTCATGCTGAAGAAAGAATACTGGAGAGATGTTCACTAA
- a CDS encoding cytochrome b has protein sequence MFGKIIGWIDDRIPMTRVWNMHIAQYPAPKNFNFWYFFGSLAMLVLVNQIVTGIWLTMNFVPSAEGAFASVEYIMRDVEYGWLLRYLHSTGASAFFIVVYLHMFRGMIYGSYQKPRELLWLFGMFIFLALMAEAFMGYLLPWGQMSFWGAQVIISLFGAIPVIGDDLTLWIRGDYVISGATLNRFFALHVIALPLVIVILVFLHIVALHEVGSNNPDGVEIKRKKGSVAEEDKPKFKFHEYYTNKKDIVDAIPFHPYYTVKDIVGVVGFLILFCWVVFFMPAMNGFFLEAPNFEAANPLKTPEHIFPVWYFTPFYAILRAIPDKLIGVIAMGASIVVLALLPWIDRGSVRSIRYRCGLHKLNIAQFVVTFIILGWVGATPQTDFKTLLSQITTVTYFMFFVLLFVYSKNEKTKPLPTRLTK, from the coding sequence ATGTTTGGTAAAATTATTGGTTGGATCGACGATCGTATTCCAATGACACGTGTTTGGAACATGCATATCGCACAGTATCCAGCACCAAAAAACTTTAACTTCTGGTACTTCTTTGGCTCATTAGCCATGTTAGTACTTGTTAACCAAATCGTAACGGGTATTTGGTTAACAATGAACTTTGTGCCGTCTGCTGAGGGTGCTTTCGCATCGGTAGAATACATCATGCGTGATGTTGAATACGGCTGGTTACTTCGTTACCTTCACTCAACAGGTGCTTCAGCGTTCTTTATCGTTGTTTATCTGCACATGTTCCGTGGCATGATCTACGGCTCTTACCAAAAACCACGTGAGTTACTGTGGTTATTCGGTATGTTCATCTTCTTAGCACTTATGGCTGAAGCTTTCATGGGTTACTTACTTCCTTGGGGACAAATGTCTTTCTGGGGGGCACAGGTAATCATTTCACTATTCGGTGCGATTCCGGTTATTGGTGATGACTTAACGCTTTGGATCCGTGGTGACTACGTAATCTCTGGTGCAACGCTTAACCGCTTCTTCGCACTTCACGTAATTGCGTTACCTTTAGTTATCGTTATTTTAGTATTCTTACACATTGTTGCACTTCACGAAGTGGGTTCAAACAACCCAGATGGTGTTGAAATCAAGCGTAAGAAAGGTTCTGTTGCTGAAGAAGATAAACCTAAATTCAAATTCCACGAGTATTACACCAACAAGAAAGACATTGTTGATGCAATCCCGTTCCACCCTTACTACACAGTGAAAGATATTGTGGGTGTGGTTGGTTTCTTAATCTTATTCTGTTGGGTTGTATTCTTTATGCCAGCGATGAATGGTTTCTTCTTAGAAGCGCCAAACTTCGAAGCTGCGAACCCACTGAAAACACCTGAGCACATTTTCCCTGTTTGGTACTTCACGCCATTCTATGCGATTCTGCGTGCTATCCCAGATAAACTAATTGGTGTTATCGCGATGGGTGCATCTATCGTAGTGCTTGCGTTACTACCTTGGATTGACCGTGGTTCGGTTCGCTCTATTCGTTATCGTTGTGGCTTACACAAGTTAAACATTGCTCAATTCGTGGTAACTTTCATTATCTTGGGTTGGGTTGGTGCAACACCACAAACTGATTTCAAAACGCTGTTATCACAAATCACGACTGTGACATACTTCATGTTCTTCGTATTGTTATTTGTTTACAGTAAGAATGAGAAAACTAAGCCATTACCAACGAGGTTGACGAAATGA